Genomic window (Chloroflexaceae bacterium):
GGGCTGGGCGTTGCCGACGCCTCGCTCTGACCTGGCGGCCCTGCACGGCCCGCTCTTCGTCTGCGGGATGCTGGGGACGGTGATCGGTCTGGAACGGGCCGTGGCCCTGGGGCGGCCCTGGGCCTTCAGCGGCCCGCTCCTCGCCATGGCTGGCGGCCTGGGGCTGCTGGCCGGCCTGCCGGCCAGTCTGGGCGCCCTGCTTATCACCGCTGGCAGCCTGGGCCTGCTGCTGGTCTTCGCCGTGCTCGTCCGGCGCCAGCCGGCCCGCTTTGTCGTCACCATGGCCCTGGGCGCGGCGGCCTGGCTGGTTGGGAATCTCCTCTGGCTGGTTGGCCGGCCCCTGGCGGTGGCCTCCTTCTGGTGGGCCGGCTTTCTCGTGCTAACGATCCTCGGCGAACGGCTCGAACTGGGACGCCTGCGGCAGCTTCCGGCGCGGGCGCTGCGGATCTTCGTCCTCGGCGTTGCCACGTTGCTGCTCGGCCTGGGAGCGACCCCGATCGCTTACGGGGCTGGTGCACGGCTCAGCGGCGCCGGTTTTGTCATTCTCGGACTCTGGCTGCTGGCGTTTGACATCGCCCGGCGTACCGTTCGGCGAGCGGGGTTGCCCCGCTTCACCGCCGTGTGCATCCTCTCGGGGAGCGTCTGGCTGGCGGTCGCGGGGGGCATCGCCCTGAGCGCAGGCGCGGTCTACGCGGGGCCGGTATACGACGCCCTGCTGCACGCCGTGTTCGTCGGCTTCGTCTTCGCCATGATCTTCGGCCACGCGCCGATCATTATTCCCGCCCTGTTGCAGATCCCTCTGGCCTTCAATCGCTGGAGCTACCTGCCCCTCGTGGCGCTCCACCTGTCGCTGCTCCTGCGCGTTGCCGGCGACCTGACGTTGCGCCTCGACCTCCGCCGCTGGGGCGGGATGCTCAACGCGCTGGCCATCGCGCTCTTTCTCCTGCTAACCCTTGCCAGCGCGCTCCGGGCGCGCCGGCAGCCGAAACATAGCGCCTCGCCCAGTGAAACGCCGGTCTTTCCGCCTTCCACGGCAGGGATCGACCCGGCCACGGCGCGAAACCCCGACGATGGTCGCATCATCAAGGAGGTGCAGGATGGCAGGACGTGACAACAGGCTCAGGGCTGACAACCCCCACGCGCAACTGGTTCCAGATGCGGACCACGCTTCCGCAACGGATGACGACGCGGCACTGCGCGTCACAGCCTCGGCGGCGCGCGAGCAGGCGCTCGATGTGCGCGGCTTGCCCTGCTCGATGCGCCGCGCGCAGGTCTACGCGGCTGCGGCGGCGCTGCAACCTGGCGAGAGCTTCGTGTTTATCAATGATCACGACCCGCGCCACCTGCACCTGCTCCTCTGCGAGACCTTCGGGGTCGCCTGGAGCTGGGACTACGAGGAGGCCGGCCCCGAGCGGTACGCCGTGCGCGTTGGCCGGCCGGGCCAGCAGTGAAAGCTGCCGCCGTCGAGCATATGCATGTGGCAGGCCGGAGGGGTGCGGGGAAACTGGATTTCTCCCTGCACCCGGACCCGGAAGATGAGTTTGTCTGCCTGGAGGTGCAGGCATGGATGCGCCCGATCTTGAACTTCGCGAGCTCATGCCCGAACCGGAGGAAGCCTGGCGCCGGTTGCTCCGTTTCGTGGGATGGAATGCGCGCGACCGGGCCGCAGCGGCGCGCACCAGCGCGGCGCTGCTCAAACAGGCGCACCGGCTGGTGGTTGACGTGTACGATCATCTGGCCCGTGTCCCCGAAACCGCGGCCATCCTGGGCTGGGAACACCATATTGACGAAAAGCACCTGGAAGAGCGCCGGCGCTTTTTCACCCTCTGGCTGGCCCGAACAATCGGCCTGGATACCAGCGACGAGTTTGCCGCATACCTCTTCTACGCCGGGAAGGCCCATGCCGGCCATGGCGCGCGGCACATTCACACCCCGCCCGACTATGTCACCGCCTCGATCGGCCTGGTGCAGGCCGCCTTCGCCAACACTCTGGCGCACGAGGACCTTTCGGCGGAAGTGATCGGCAACGCTATGGCGGCCTGGAGCAAATATCTCAGCGTGCAACTCAACCAGATGCTGCTCGGCTACCGCGCCGCCCAGGAACTGCGGAACGGTGCGCTGGCGGTGCGCTGCACGGTTTTCGGGCGCCTGCGCCCGCTGCTGGGAACCCAGGAGATTGAGGTGCTGGTCGCTCCCGGAGCCTGTATCGGCGACGTGGCGCGCAAAGTGTTCAACTACTTCCCTCAGGCCCGCGCCGAGGCGCTCGAGCGCGTCTGGCGCGCCGAAGACAGGAGCGATGCGCTCTGGGTGGAGGTTGTTCCCGCATACGTGCCCCGCCCCGGCTGGCGCATTCTGCACAATGGCCGGGAGGTGCGCTACCACGGCGGCTTTGCCGCCCCCGTCCAGGCCGGCGATGAGGTGGCGGTGTTTCCCCCTGGACGGTAAGAAGGCAATCCTGAGGGCAATCCTCAGGATTGCCCTACATCCCTGACCGTCCTCATCCATCCTCAAGATATGCTATAATTATGTAACCGAGAAAGCACAGAACGGCGGGCTGCGCCAGGCCCGTTCGCGATTATCCGGGAGGAATGGATGGCGCTTGAAAAGGACGAAAAGCAGCACATTATCGGCGATTACCAGGTTCACGGCAGTGATACCGGCTCGCCAGAAGTGCAGGTGGCGCTGCTTACGGAACGGATCAATCAACTGATCGAGCATCTACGGATTCACATTCACGATCATCACTCGCGTCGCGGTCTGCTAAAACTGGTTGGTCGTCGTCGTCGTTTGCTCAATTATTTGCAGACTCGCGACAAGGAGCGTTATCGCGTCCTGATCGATCGTCTCGGTCTGCGCCGCTAGGCGGTTGAAGCGATGGTTCGATTGTGAACGCCACGGGGGTTCCGGCATAGATGCAGCGCCGGCACTCCCGTGTTGTTTTCCCGATGGAGGATGTTCGGGATTGGAGCGTGTGCAGGGGCCGTTGGTCCGTTCACAGGCTCCAGTGCCGAACCCTCCTCCTCGGGAGCAGCTATTGGGCGCCGCGCGCGGAAATCTCCGCCGCGGCAGGAAAAACCTATCTCAAAACGCGCGGCTGCTGCGTGGGGAAACCCTGTTTCCCCACGCCTCGCCCATCCGGGAACGGCCAGGAGTGCAAGTCTCCGGCTTGTGCGCGAGATTGAGGAGACGGCGCTCCTCCTCGCAGAGGTTTTGAGATAGTTTCTCAGTGCAGGAGGGTAACACACATCTATGACAGAACGACAGATCTTCTCGGTCAGCGCCGAGATTGCCGGCCGCACCCTTACGCTGGAGGCCGGCAGGTTCGCCGAACAGGCCGATGGGGCGGTGACCGTGCGCTATGGCGATACGATGGTGCTTGCCACCGTCGTCGCCTCCAAGGAAGTGCGGGAAGGAACGGATTTCTTTCCCCTGACCGTAGATTATGAGGAAAAGATGTACGCCGCCGGGAAGATCCCCGGCAACTTCTTCAAACGCGAGAGCCGACCGACCACCACTGCCATCCTCATCTCCCGTCTCACCGATCGCCCGTTGCGCCCGCTCTTCCCCAGGGGCTATACTAACGAAGTGCAGGTGATTGTTACCACGTTCTCCATCGACATGGTGAACGACCCCAGCCCGCTGGCGATAATTGGCGCGTCGGCGGCCCTGGCCATCAGCGACATTCCCTTCCTCGGCCCCGTCGGCGGAGTGCAGATGGGGATGATCGATGGGCAACTGGTGGTGAATCCCTCGATGGCCGATATGCCCCGCAGCGCGCTCGACCTGATGGTCGCCGGTACGAAGGACGCCGTGCTGATGGTCGAGGCCGGCGCCAACGAACTCTCCGAAGAAGATATGCTGCGCGCTGTGCAGGAGGGTCACGCCGTCTGCCGCCAGCTCTGCGAATTGCAGGAGGAGCTGGTGCGTCTCTGCGGCAAACCCAAGCGCGAGTTTACGCCCCCCGTCACCGACACGTCGCTGCAAGACGCTGTCAGCGCATGGCTGGGCCACCGGCTCCGCGATGCTGTGCGCAGCCCGGTGAAGCAGGAGCGTGAGGCGCGCACCAATGCGCTCAAGGAGGAGACGATCGCCCACTTCATCGCCGATGAGCCGGAGGAGGAGATCCCCGCTCGCAGCAAGGAGGTGGGCAAGGTCTTCGAGAACCTGCTCAAGGAGGAGGTGCGGCGAGCTATTCTCGAGGAAGGCATCCGCGTGGACGGTCGCGCCCCTGATGAGATCCGCCCCATCAGCGTCGAAGTTGGCATCATCCCCCGTGTTCACGGCTCGGCCCTCTTCACCCGCGGGCAGACCCAGGTGCTGACCATCACCACCCTGGGCGCCCCCGGCGAAGAGCAGCGCCTCGACGATCTGGGCATCGAAACGACCAAGCGCTACATCCATCACTACAACTTCCCGCCCTTCTCCACTGGCGAAGTGCGCCGCCTTGGCGCGCCGCGCCGCCGCGACATCGGCCACGGCGCGCTTGCCGAACGCTCGCTTTACGCCGTGCTGCCGCCGCAGGAGGAGTTCCCTTATACCATGCGCCTGGTCTCCGAGGTGCTCTCCTCGAATGGCTCGTCTTCAATGGCCTCGGTCTGCGGCTCCTCGTTGAGCCTTATGGATGCCGGCGTGCCCATCCGCGCCGCTGTGGCCGGCGTGGCCATGGGCCTCATCACCGGCGAGAACGGCCAGTACCGCATCCTGACCGACATCCAGGGCATCGAGGATGCCCTCGGCGACATGGACTTTAAGGTCGCCGGCACCGCCAGGGGCGTAACCGGGCTGCAAATGGATATCAAGACCACCGGAGTCACCTTCGAGATTATGCGTGAGGCGTTCGCCCAGGCCCGCGCGGGGCGCCTGTTCATCCTCGAGAAGATGAACCAGGTGATCAGCGCGCCGCGCAAGGAGCTGTCCATCTACGCCCCGCGCATCATCACTTTGCAGATCCCGGTGGACAAGATCGGCACCCTTATCGGACCGGGCGGCAAGACGATCCGTGGCATCGTGGACGCCACCGGCGCGCAGGTGGACGTGGAGGACGATGGCCGCGTCTTTATCACCACCGCCGATGGCGAGGCCGCCAGGCAGGCCGTGGCTATGGTCGAGGCGCTGACCCGCGAGGCCAAGGTCGGCGATATCTTCCTGGGCCGGGTAGTGAGCATCAAGCCCTTTGGCGCCTTCGTCAACATCCTTCCCGGCAAGGACGGCATGGTGCACGTGAGTGAGCTGGCCGAACAGCGGGTGGAGAATGTCGAAGATGTGGTGCAACTGGGCGATGAGATCAATGTTATGGTGATAGACATCGATCCCGCTACCGGCAAGATCAGCCTGAGCCGCCGCGCCGTGCTCACCGGCGAGACCCCGGAGGATCGCAAGGCCGCCGGCGCCGCCCCTCGCAGCGGCGGCTCGCGCTCCGAGCGGGGCGGCCCCTCGCGCGATGGCGGCGATCGTCCCCGTCCGCGCCGGCGCGACGAGGGACGCTGAGGTCGGGTCGCGCTCCAGTAAGGCCGAAGGATTGGCTGCGCCAATCCTTCGGCCCTGCCAGTCAACAATGGGCCTATGCATCCTCACTACCTCGACTTTGGCGGCGCCGGCCCGCTGATGCACCTGGCGCCGGCGAATGGCTTTCCGCCTGAAACGTACCGCCCATTGGCAGCCTGCCTGACCCCGCACTACCACGTCCTTGGCTATCGCCCGCGGCCCCTCTGGGCCGGCAGCGCCCCGCCCGACGTGCGCGCCTGGCGCGACCTGGCTCGCGATATGCTCGATGATCTGCGACGGGTCGCCAATGGCCCGCTGATCGGCGTTGGCCATTCCCTCGGCGGCATCCTCACCCTCTACTGCGCCGTGCACCGGCCCGACCTGTTTCGCGGGGTCGCCTTGCTCGACCCGGTGATCTTTCCCCGCCATCTCCTGCCCCTGCTCTGGGCCGGTCGCCGGCTCGGGTTGCACCGGCGCTTCCCCATTGCCCGTGGCGCCGCGCGACGGCGCGACCGTTTCGCCAGCCGCGACGAGGCCCGCGCCCGCTTTCGGGGTCGCGGCGTCTTCGCCAACTTTACCCCCGAGGCCCTCGAAGGTTACCTGGAGGGCGCCCTTCGCCCCGCGCCCGACGGCGGGCTGACCCTGGCCTGGCCCCGCGCCTGGGAGGCCCATATCTTCTCGCTCATCCCCGTGGACACCTGGAACGCTCTCGGCCGCCTGCGCGTCCCCTTGCTGCTCCTGCGAGGCAGGCACTCCGACCTGATCATTGACCGCTCCTGGCGCGAGTTCCAGCAGCGCCTGCCCCACGCCCGCCTGATCGAGCTTGACGCCGGCCATATGGCGCCGATGGAACGCCCCGCCGATGTCGCCGCCGCCGTCCTGGAGTGGGCCGCTGGCCTGCCCTGAGGCCCGTGCGGATGCCCCCTTCCGGAGGGTCTGGGAGGGCGTTGCCTTCCCAGGAAACTTCTTCTTCACCCCTGGTAGTCTCTGAATGAGGCTTCCTTGCATTTCTGCCCCCCTCCCAAACTCCCCCCGTTGGAGGGAGGAGCCGGACTTCCTCCCCCAGCGGGGGAGGGTTGGGGAGCGGGCGGAGTGGCCGAAAAACTTCGTTCACAGAGTATTAGGGTGTAACCGCACCGCATAGGATATAGAGGCAACTCTCCAATTTCTTTGGCGCCACAGCAGGAGCAAACCATGGATCGTGTGCTTCGCGTCGGCCAGCGCGCCAGTATGCGCAAGACAGTCACCGAGGCCGACGTTGTGCTCTTTGCCGCCATCACCGGTGATCAAAACTCCGTGCACATTGATGAACTATCCGCCCGCGAGTCGCGCTTCGGGCGACGTATTGCCCACGGCATGCTCGCCGCCGGGCTGATCTCCGCCGTCCTTGGCATGCGCCTGCCCGGCCCCGGCACGATCTACCTCAAGCAGACGCTTAACTTCCGCAAGCCGATCTATATCGGCGATACCGTAACCACCGCCGTGGAGGTGACCGCTTTGCGCGAGGATAAGCCGATCGTGACGCTATCCACTACCATCACCAACCAGGACGGCGTAGTGGTCGTCGAAGGGGAGTCGCTGGTCTACTGCGACCAGTGCCGCATTGCCGACGCCGATCCGTGATATAAGCGGAGAAGGGTCGGGGTGCGTGTTCAGATTTGCCGCCCTTCGCCAGGACGCTGTCTCATTACGGCTGCCGTTCAAACAGGTACAGCCCCGCCGTCCCCGCGGGCGCAAAGTCGGTGACCACGTAGCCTGCGGCGAAGGCGGCTTCGGCGCAGGCCCGCACCTGGTAGCGCCAGGCTCGGGCTACTGGCAAATTGGTAGCGCGCAGGGCGTCAATGTCGGCAGGGATCTGAAGCAGAAAGCGCTCGCCCTCCGGCTCAAGCGAAGGTTCGAGCGGATCGGGGTTGATCAGCGGCGCCTGGCTGCGCAGATCATCATCGGGCCGGGCGCCGCTGGCGCGCGCAGCCACCCGCTCTGAGCGGATCCACCACTCCACTAGAAAGCGGTCGCTGGGCAATTCGCCCTGGGGGTCCTCAGGCTCGGGGCCGTAGATGTTGCGGATGTAAGTCCGACAGAGGCCGCCGAGTTTGTGCAGGTTCAGCCTGGCATTGCGCGCAATCAGGGGGTCAAAGGTCCAGGTGATCAGGTCGAGGCCCTGGGCCAGCACGTGCTCGCGCTGGGCCCATTTGAGGCGCTCGCCAATGCCCGCGTCACGGTACGCCGGACGCACGGCGGCCATATGCGAGGCGTGCTTGAGCCGCCCGGCGGCGTCGCGGCCCAGGAAGCCAAACACGAAGCCCACCAGCGGCGCGCCGGGAGCGTCATGGTCAAAGGCCCCCAGCACCAGCCCGCCGTTGCGCTGCGCCGTGAGCAGCATATGGTAGGGCACCGCACCAAACGCGCCCCAGACTTCGCGCTGCAACTCCTCGCATGCCAGGTATTCGCCGTAGCTCTGGATTGGACGGATTTCAATTGGCATAGCTGCTAATCTGTGCTTTCCCTGAGCCGGGGCGCGGGGAAATCTGCTTTCCCCTTCCTTACTCCAACCGCTGGCGCGTCGCGGACGCGAAGCGTTCGCGTATCCTCAGGGTAGGAAGGCGAGTTGCCGGGAGGCGTCCGGCCAGGCTTCTCCTGAAGCAGACCGCCTCTCCGCGCCGCCGTCACGACGTCTGCGCAGAAAGCGGCGTCCATCCACTTTCCAGGCGTTCGAGGGCCGCCCTGGCGGCGGCCTGGGCGGCCGCCTGTTTGCTGGGGCCGGAGCCCTCACCGAGCACGTGCTCGCCAAGCAGCGCCGCGAGCGTAAACTCGCGCTCGTGGTCCGGTCCGGCGACCCTGACGGTACGGTAGCGCGGGGTTTGACCAAAGCGTGCCTGGGCCACTTCCTGGAGCCGGGTGCGATGGTCCACATCGCGGCCACTGAGGGCCACCTCAAGCTGGCGCTCGAGGAACGGCATGAGAAAGTCTCGCACCGCCTCAAGCCCTTGATCCAGGTAGATCGCTCCCAGCACC
Coding sequences:
- the rpsO gene encoding 30S ribosomal protein S15; translation: MALEKDEKQHIIGDYQVHGSDTGSPEVQVALLTERINQLIEHLRIHIHDHHSRRGLLKLVGRRRRLLNYLQTRDKERYRVLIDRLGLRR
- a CDS encoding MaoC family dehydratase; translated protein: MDRVLRVGQRASMRKTVTEADVVLFAAITGDQNSVHIDELSARESRFGRRIAHGMLAAGLISAVLGMRLPGPGTIYLKQTLNFRKPIYIGDTVTTAVEVTALREDKPIVTLSTTITNQDGVVVVEGESLVYCDQCRIADADP
- a CDS encoding alpha/beta hydrolase encodes the protein MHPHYLDFGGAGPLMHLAPANGFPPETYRPLAACLTPHYHVLGYRPRPLWAGSAPPDVRAWRDLARDMLDDLRRVANGPLIGVGHSLGGILTLYCAVHRPDLFRGVALLDPVIFPRHLLPLLWAGRRLGLHRRFPIARGAARRRDRFASRDEARARFRGRGVFANFTPEALEGYLEGALRPAPDGGLTLAWPRAWEAHIFSLIPVDTWNALGRLRVPLLLLRGRHSDLIIDRSWREFQQRLPHARLIELDAGHMAPMERPADVAAAVLEWAAGLP
- a CDS encoding protoglobin domain-containing protein; its protein translation is MDAPDLELRELMPEPEEAWRRLLRFVGWNARDRAAAARTSAALLKQAHRLVVDVYDHLARVPETAAILGWEHHIDEKHLEERRRFFTLWLARTIGLDTSDEFAAYLFYAGKAHAGHGARHIHTPPDYVTASIGLVQAAFANTLAHEDLSAEVIGNAMAAWSKYLSVQLNQMLLGYRAAQELRNGALAVRCTVFGRLRPLLGTQEIEVLVAPGACIGDVARKVFNYFPQARAEALERVWRAEDRSDALWVEVVPAYVPRPGWRILHNGREVRYHGGFAAPVQAGDEVAVFPPGR
- the pnp gene encoding polyribonucleotide nucleotidyltransferase, which translates into the protein MTERQIFSVSAEIAGRTLTLEAGRFAEQADGAVTVRYGDTMVLATVVASKEVREGTDFFPLTVDYEEKMYAAGKIPGNFFKRESRPTTTAILISRLTDRPLRPLFPRGYTNEVQVIVTTFSIDMVNDPSPLAIIGASAALAISDIPFLGPVGGVQMGMIDGQLVVNPSMADMPRSALDLMVAGTKDAVLMVEAGANELSEEDMLRAVQEGHAVCRQLCELQEELVRLCGKPKREFTPPVTDTSLQDAVSAWLGHRLRDAVRSPVKQEREARTNALKEETIAHFIADEPEEEIPARSKEVGKVFENLLKEEVRRAILEEGIRVDGRAPDEIRPISVEVGIIPRVHGSALFTRGQTQVLTITTLGAPGEEQRLDDLGIETTKRYIHHYNFPPFSTGEVRRLGAPRRRDIGHGALAERSLYAVLPPQEEFPYTMRLVSEVLSSNGSSSMASVCGSSLSLMDAGVPIRAAVAGVAMGLITGENGQYRILTDIQGIEDALGDMDFKVAGTARGVTGLQMDIKTTGVTFEIMREAFAQARAGRLFILEKMNQVISAPRKELSIYAPRIITLQIPVDKIGTLIGPGGKTIRGIVDATGAQVDVEDDGRVFITTADGEAARQAVAMVEALTREAKVGDIFLGRVVSIKPFGAFVNILPGKDGMVHVSELAEQRVENVEDVVQLGDEINVMVIDIDPATGKISLSRRAVLTGETPEDRKAAGAAPRSGGSRSERGGPSRDGGDRPRPRRRDEGR
- a CDS encoding DUF2249 domain-containing protein; the encoded protein is MAGRDNRLRADNPHAQLVPDADHASATDDDAALRVTASAAREQALDVRGLPCSMRRAQVYAAAAALQPGESFVFINDHDPRHLHLLLCETFGVAWSWDYEEAGPERYAVRVGRPGQQ